A stretch of Oreochromis aureus strain Israel breed Guangdong linkage group 11, ZZ_aureus, whole genome shotgun sequence DNA encodes these proteins:
- the LOC116320922 gene encoding urotensin-2 receptor, whose product MDLSGSLPPPSPYTFPFISNFSVPSSSPSTSPSPSFASTVVFCSFLSLLSLLGITGNLYTLVLLLRRRRRSRRRCGALPACCLTRLPMPSCLANSSSPTSSTSSSSSLHLQVLSLALADLLYLFTAPFIVYDSLASGWAFGELGCRLLLSLDLLTMHASIFTLTAMSLDRYRAVADPLHTSSSNSSKLLRVGLAWGLAVALSLPMMITLHLEDGDDQEGQLCVPAWDEESSKAYLSVLFCTSILGPGLAIGALYATLGRLYWVSQTRPAWATDNNNACPPRAPKPKVLLLILGIVLAFWACFLPFWIWQLLPLYKPDILRTVPVGTQVTVNRILTGLTYGNSCVNPFFYTLLTGKRKSNRQLLTSANQMCRKSSSLE is encoded by the coding sequence atggaccttTCAGGTTCTTTGCCACCACCCTCTCCCTACACCTTCCCTTTTATTTCCAATTTCTCTGTgccttcctcctctccttccaCCTCTCCATCACCCAGTTTTGCATCCACAGTTGTCTTCTGctccttcctctctctcctctccttgcTGGGCATCACAGGAAACCTCTACACTTTGGTCCTCCTTTTGAGGCGCAGGAGAAGAAGCAGGAGAAGATGTGGAGCATTACCAGCCTGCTGCCTGACAAGACTACCTATGCCATCATGCCTTGCCAACTCTAGTTCTCCTACCTCCtctacctcctcctcctcctctcttcaccTCCAGGTGCTGAGTCTTGCTCTAGCTGACCTGTTGTATCTTTTCACCGCACCTTTCATCGTGTATGACAGCCTGGCATCTGGCTGGGCCTTTGGCGAGCTTGGATGCCGCCTCCTGctgagcctggatctcctcacCATGCACGCCTCCATCTTTACTCTCACCGCCATGAGTTTGGACCGTTACAGAGCTGTGGCTGACCCACTACACACTTcatcctccaactcctccaagCTGCTGCGTGTAGGCCTCGCCTGGGGGCTAGCGGTGGCTCTCAGCCTGCCCATgatgatcacactgcacctggaAGATGGGGATGACCAGGAGGGCCAGCTGTGCGTCCCAGCATGGGATGAGGAGAGCTCCAAAGCCTATCTGAGTGTGCTTTTCTGCACTAGCATTCTCGGTCCCGGGCTGGCCATTGGAGCACTTTATGCAACACTGGGTCGCCTTTACTGGGTGTCACAGACACGACCAGCCTGGGCCACTGACAACAACAATGCTTGTCCTCCTCGTGCTCCCAAACCCAAAGTCCTACTCCTCATCCTGGGGATTGTCCTGGCCTTTTGGGCCTGCTTTCTTCCCTTCTGGATCTGGCAGCTGCTGCCTCTCTACAAGCCTGACATACTGCGGACAGTCCCAGTGGGCACACAGGTGACAGTGAATCGTATCCTCACAGGTCTGACTTACGGAAACTCTTGTGTGAATCCATTCTTTTACACACTGTTGACTGGAAAACGAAAAAGCAACCGACAGCTGCTGACATCAGCAAATCAGATGTGCCGCAAAAGCAGCTCTCTGGAGTAG